In Meleagris gallopavo isolate NT-WF06-2002-E0010 breed Aviagen turkey brand Nicholas breeding stock chromosome 15, Turkey_5.1, whole genome shotgun sequence, one DNA window encodes the following:
- the STC2 gene encoding stanniocalcin-2, with the protein MLILAEIQHCLVNAGDVGCGVFECFENNSCEIRGLHEICMTFLHNAGKFDAQGKSFIKDALKCKAHALRHKFSCISRKCPAIKEMVFQLQRECYLKHDLCSAAKENVQVIVEMIHFKDLLQHEPYVDLVNILLTCGEEVKKAITRSVQAQCEQNWGSLCSILSFCTSSMHGDAILGPEKKTGEAGKAAAGRGDVLVPAEPEHRESSRAAKGERGTKGHLNAHARVKAGAHGAKGAHGIMDRTDELSDFSDIRR; encoded by the exons ATGCTCATTTTAGCTGAGATCCAGCACTGCCTGGTTAATGCGGGCGATGTAGGATGTGGAGTGTTTGAGTGCTTTGAGAACAATTCTTGTGAGATCCGAGGCTTACATGAGATCTGCATGACTTTCCTGCACAACGCTGGAAAATTCGATGCCCAG gGAAAATCCTTCATTAAAGATGCTCTGAAGTGTAAGGCTCATGCCTTGAGGCATAAATTCAGCTGCATCAGCCGTAAGTGCCCAGCCATTAAAGAGATGGTGTTCCAGTTACAGCGGGAGTGCTACCTGAAGCATGACCTCTGCTCCGCTGCCAAGGAGAACGTCCAGGTCATTGTGGAGATGATTCACTTCAAAGACCTGCTGCAGCATGA GCCATATGTTGACCTAGTGAACATCCTGCTCACCTGTGGCGAGGAGGTGAAAAAGGCAATAACAAGAAGCGTCCAGGCCCAATGCGAACAGAACTGGGGAAGTCTCTGCTCTATCCTGAGCTTCTGCACCTCCTCCATGCACGGCGATGCCATTCTGGGTCCCGAAAAGAAGACAGGCGAAGCCGGCAAAGCCGCTGCTGGCCGTGGGGATGTGCTGGTCCCTGCCGAGCCTGAGCACAGGGAGAGCTCGCGAGCAGCCAAGGGAGAGAGAGGTACCAAGGGCCACCTGAACGCCCACGCCCGGGTGAAGGCTGGGGCCCACGGTGCCAAAGGGGCGCATGGGATCATGGACCGGACGGACGAACTGTCCGACTTCTCGGACATCCGGAGGTGA